Within the Novosphingobium pentaromativorans US6-1 genome, the region CCTTCCGAAACGCTCGAAATCGTTGAATACAGGCCGGACGTCCGGGTTCGCGCGCCACCGGGTCAGGAGCAGCGCCAGTTCGCGCTGTCCCTTCGCCCAGACTTGGTCATTCGTGCGCAGCTCTGCCAGCGCCTGACCTTGCACTTTGCCATGAAACATAGGGTTTCTAATCAAGTGCCCGGGTGAAGTTCGTAAAGATAGGCTTCCAGCGAAGCCTCAGCCGCATCTTGCACCTGACGGCCCGCAGCATCGATATGGCTGCCAAACAGACCGGTCGGCTGCACCGGATCCGGCAGCGACGCAGGATCAATTTGCGGCAGCCGCAAAAGCCCGGTTTCAGTCATGTTGTGGTGTCCCTCATCTGGGTCAGGCAGAGCCTTGCGTCAGCCAAATTAGGCCTAGCGACCGCGTTGCGAGCAATTAAAATACTGTAACAATGACGGCGCAAAGCCCCAACTCAGGGAAACCGCCAAGTAGCATGTTTACGATCGGGTTACCGACTTCACCCACCTATCCGGCCCAGCGGCAATCGGGTCCCGGTGCAGGACGAATCAGTGCAGTCTCGCGGCCATGCGCAGGAGGATGGTGAGTCCTTCGCCCGGACGCGGGCTTTCCCCCGGGGCGACCATGACCCGCGCAGCATCGGCGCGGGCGCGGTCCAGCACCGCGCGGGGAACTTCGGCTTCGTAGGCGATCAGGTCGGCCGACCCCATGAGGCGCGCCTGGCGCAAGGTAAGGTCCTCGGGATCGTCGCTGTGCAGGACGATCTCCACCACGCCCACCCGCTCCTGACCGGCTGCCGAGAGCCAGTCGTCGATCCTGGCGGCACTGGTTTCGTCGAGGGGGTCCAGCGGTCCGCCCGAGCCGAGCGCGGCATCGAGCGCGCGGCGGCGATCTCCGGCATCGGGGAAGCGCCCGCGCAAGGCAGTCCGGGCAGCGCCCAGCGCCTTTGCAAGCGCTCCGAGCGACTGCGGCAACAGCACTTCCAGGCGCAGGCGTAGCTGCTTGGCGAGGCCCGCCGAAGCGCCGCCCGTCCCGATGGCGACGAGAACCGGCGTGCGATCGAGGATCGAGGGGACGGTAAAGTCGCACAGCGCCGGGCGATCGGTGGCATTCACCAGCAATCCCGCGCAGCGCGCTCGAACCGTGTCGCCTTCTGCCGCCGTCTCGTCCTCATGGGCGATGAAGGCGAGCCGCGCGCCCTTGTCGATCCCTTCCTGCAGGTCGTCGACAACGATGCCGCCCGCCCGCTCGACCAACCGCCGTTTCGCCTCGGCCGCTTCCCCCGCGCCCAGCACCACAACCGGCTGGCCGGCGATGCGGTGGAACAGGGGAAGGGTTTCGATCATCTTCGGATCACTCCGCGCAATTACGCCTGCTTCAGCCACTCCGGCACGCGTTCGGCGGCCAGGATGGTTTCAGGCTCGATGCGGTTGGCGACAAGGCCCCACTTCTCGCCGTCGACCATCACCTCGGGCACCAGCGCACGGCTGTTGTAGGTATTGGCCATCGTCGCGCCGTAGGCACCGGCAGTGCGGAACACGCCGAAATCGCCTGCCTTCACTGCATCGATCTCGCGCCCCATGGCGAAAGTGTCGGAGCTTTCGCAGATCGGGCCAACGATGTTCGCAACCATCGTCGCGCCGGTCGGGTTGACCGCCGCGAAATCGTGCCAGGCATCGTACATCGCCGGACGGGCGAGGTCGTTCATTGCCGCATCGACCACCACGAAGGGGTTCGACGCGCCCTGCTTCACCCGGATCACCTCGGTCACGAGCACACCGGAATTGCCGGTGATGACGCGGCCCGGTTCGAACATCAGGGTGACGCCCCAGTCCTTCGCCACATCGTGGACCATGCGCCCGTAGTCATCGGGCGTGGGCAGGCTTTCGCCCACCTTGTAGGGCACGCCCAGGCCGCCGCCGAGGTCCATGTGCGTGACTTCGTGGCCTTCGGCCCGGATCGTCTCCATCAGCGCGCCCATCTTGATGAAGGCCTGGCGCGAGGGCTCGAGGTCGCTGATCTGGCTGCCGATGTGCACGGCAAGGCCGCGCATCTGCAGGCCGGGCAATCCGGCGAGGCGGGCGTAGATGCCGGCGGCCACGTCATAGGCGACGCCGAACTTGTTCTCGGCCTTGCCGGTCGAGATCTTGGCGTGGGTCCTGGCATCGACATTGGGATTCACGCGCAGCGCGCAGGAGGCCCGCTTGCCCAGTACCGCGGCGATTTCCGCCAGCTCGACGCCTTCTTCCTCGCTCTCGAGGTTGAACTGCCCGATGCCCGCCTCGACCGCTGCCTTGAGCTCGCGCTTCGACTTGCCGACGCCGGAAAAGACAATGTCCCGGGCCGGGATGCCCGCGGCCAGGGCCCGGCGCATCTCGCCTTCCGACACCACGTCGGCACCGTAGCCTTCGCTGGCCAGCAGGTGCAGTACGGCCAGGTTGGGGTTGGATTTGACGGCAAAGGCGATGTGCACGCTGGGCAGGGCCGAAAGCGCCTCGCGGAAGACGCGGGCGTGGCGCGTCAGCGTGGCGCGCGAATAGACGTAGACCGGCGTGCCGACTTCGCGCGCGATCGTTTCGAGCGGCACGTCCTCGGCGTGAAGCGCGCCGTTCTTCAGTTCGAAATGGTCCATTGTTGTCCTGTCAGGGGCTTATTCGGGCGGCGGGAGATCGTAGGGATCGTCCTCGCGTTCCTCGGATCGGGTGCGCAGTTCGACGCTGCGCTCGGGGATCGCCAGGGTCGGCGGATTGAGCAGTTCGTCCGATGTCGGCTTTTCCGCACGGCCATAGGGCGCGGGCGGCAATTGCTGCCCTTCCCGCAGCGACAGCCCCTTGCGCTGGCCGCAGGCAACCAGCGCAAGAACGAGAACGAGCGGGATGAGCTTGCGCAAGGTAGACTTACTCCAGACCGAGCGCGGACCGGGCCTCGGCCACGCGCAGGCGAACCTGATCGGGCGCGGTGCCGCCGTGCGAATTGCGCGCGGCGACCGAAGCCTCGACCGAGAGCGCCTTGAATACGCGCT harbors:
- the lysA gene encoding diaminopimelate decarboxylase gives rise to the protein MDHFELKNGALHAEDVPLETIAREVGTPVYVYSRATLTRHARVFREALSALPSVHIAFAVKSNPNLAVLHLLASEGYGADVVSEGEMRRALAAGIPARDIVFSGVGKSKRELKAAVEAGIGQFNLESEEEGVELAEIAAVLGKRASCALRVNPNVDARTHAKISTGKAENKFGVAYDVAAGIYARLAGLPGLQMRGLAVHIGSQISDLEPSRQAFIKMGALMETIRAEGHEVTHMDLGGGLGVPYKVGESLPTPDDYGRMVHDVAKDWGVTLMFEPGRVITGNSGVLVTEVIRVKQGASNPFVVVDAAMNDLARPAMYDAWHDFAAVNPTGATMVANIVGPICESSDTFAMGREIDAVKAGDFGVFRTAGAYGATMANTYNSRALVPEVMVDGEKWGLVANRIEPETILAAERVPEWLKQA
- a CDS encoding precorrin-2 dehydrogenase/sirohydrochlorin ferrochelatase family protein; this translates as MIETLPLFHRIAGQPVVVLGAGEAAEAKRRLVERAGGIVVDDLQEGIDKGARLAFIAHEDETAAEGDTVRARCAGLLVNATDRPALCDFTVPSILDRTPVLVAIGTGGASAGLAKQLRLRLEVLLPQSLGALAKALGAARTALRGRFPDAGDRRRALDAALGSGGPLDPLDETSAARIDDWLSAAGQERVGVVEIVLHSDDPEDLTLRQARLMGSADLIAYEAEVPRAVLDRARADAARVMVAPGESPRPGEGLTILLRMAARLH